In a genomic window of Deinococcus aquiradiocola:
- the leuS gene encoding leucine--tRNA ligase — MTDSSISGNPSPVHVEEERGNRYNPHAFEVSWQQRWEAAGLYTFQDDPSRPAHYALTMFPYPSGNLHMGHWYAYVAPDARARWMRMNGHNVLFPMGFDAFGLPAENAAIKRGLDPRAWTYQNIADMTGQFKRMGTMIDWSRQFNTCDPEYYRWNQWFFTEMFRRGLAYKKGGLVNWCPKDQTVLANEQVVNGHCERCGTAVERRELSQWYLKITEYADELLEFGDADLPERVKTMQTNWIGKSVGAEVDFDTPAGVETVFTTRPDTLMGATFLVLAPEHRKVAALTTPEQAAEVQAYVELAGGKTDVDRQSATEKTGVFTGSYATHPITGHQLPIWIADYVLVTYGTGSIMAVPAHDGRDFDFARKFGLEVREVIRQEGGEAMPLDAQEAYTGEGVLVNSGEFDGLPGGKASIEAVVARLSERGVARAKTTYRLRDWLVSRQRYWGTPIPIVYCAEHGAQPVPADQLPVRLPDQATFTPAGQSPLKTDEVFKAATCPVCGGPAERDTDTMDTFVDSSWYMYRFLNPHLDSAAVDVDATRRFMPIDLYTGGIEHAILHLLYSRFWTRVMRDLGLTTQSEPFKVVRNQGIILGPDQEKMSKSRGNVIDPDDLVREYGVDTVRTYLMFIAPWEVGGPWDPSGINGPAKWLARVYTLFSGDRAPGPAEDMTDGDVRYAVHSTLAKVSGDFERLSFNTIVSSLMELTNVLVKAKRSRVFGTPVWDEALRLFNLMLAPVVPHLAEELWQAGGERDSVHLQAWPAVDVQAATRDTVTLGVQVSGKVRGQVSISKTATQAEAMAAARAEPGVAKFLDGKDTVKEIYVPGKIINIVVKG, encoded by the coding sequence ATGACCGATTCGAGCATTTCAGGCAACCCGTCCCCCGTTCACGTCGAGGAGGAGCGCGGCAACCGGTACAACCCGCACGCCTTCGAGGTGAGCTGGCAGCAGCGGTGGGAGGCGGCGGGCCTGTACACCTTCCAGGACGACCCGAGCCGTCCCGCGCACTACGCCCTGACGATGTTCCCGTACCCGAGCGGGAACCTGCACATGGGGCACTGGTACGCGTACGTCGCGCCGGACGCCCGCGCCCGCTGGATGCGCATGAACGGCCACAACGTGCTGTTCCCGATGGGCTTCGACGCCTTCGGCCTGCCCGCCGAGAACGCCGCCATCAAGCGCGGCCTGGACCCCAGGGCCTGGACGTACCAGAACATCGCGGACATGACGGGGCAGTTCAAGCGCATGGGCACCATGATCGACTGGAGCCGGCAGTTCAACACCTGCGACCCGGAATACTACCGCTGGAACCAGTGGTTCTTCACGGAGATGTTCCGGCGCGGCCTGGCGTACAAGAAGGGCGGCCTCGTCAACTGGTGCCCGAAGGACCAGACGGTCCTCGCGAACGAACAGGTCGTGAACGGGCACTGCGAGCGCTGCGGGACGGCCGTGGAGCGCCGCGAGCTGAGCCAGTGGTACCTGAAGATCACCGAGTACGCCGACGAGCTGCTGGAGTTCGGGGACGCGGACCTGCCGGAACGCGTGAAGACCATGCAGACCAACTGGATCGGGAAGTCCGTGGGTGCCGAGGTGGACTTCGACACGCCCGCCGGGGTGGAGACGGTCTTCACGACGCGGCCCGACACCCTGATGGGCGCGACGTTCCTGGTGCTGGCGCCCGAGCACCGCAAGGTCGCGGCCCTCACCACGCCGGAGCAGGCGGCCGAAGTGCAGGCGTACGTGGAACTGGCGGGCGGCAAGACGGACGTGGACCGGCAGTCCGCGACCGAGAAGACCGGCGTGTTCACCGGCAGTTACGCCACGCACCCCATCACGGGGCACCAGCTGCCCATCTGGATCGCGGACTACGTGCTGGTGACGTACGGGACGGGCAGCATCATGGCCGTCCCCGCGCACGACGGGCGCGACTTCGACTTCGCGCGGAAGTTCGGGCTGGAGGTGCGCGAGGTGATCCGCCAAGAGGGCGGCGAGGCGATGCCGCTGGACGCGCAGGAGGCGTACACGGGCGAGGGCGTGCTGGTGAACAGCGGCGAGTTCGACGGCCTGCCGGGCGGCAAGGCCAGCATCGAGGCGGTCGTCGCGCGTCTCAGCGAGCGCGGCGTGGCGCGCGCCAAGACCACGTACCGGCTGCGCGACTGGCTGGTGAGCCGCCAGCGGTACTGGGGCACGCCGATCCCCATCGTGTACTGCGCGGAGCACGGCGCGCAGCCCGTCCCGGCCGATCAGCTGCCGGTGCGCCTGCCGGACCAGGCGACGTTCACGCCCGCCGGTCAGAGTCCCCTCAAGACGGACGAGGTCTTCAAGGCCGCGACGTGCCCCGTGTGCGGCGGCCCGGCGGAACGCGACACCGACACCATGGACACCTTCGTGGATTCGTCGTGGTACATGTACCGCTTCCTGAACCCGCACCTGGATTCGGCGGCGGTGGACGTGGACGCCACGCGGCGCTTCATGCCGATCGACCTGTACACGGGCGGCATCGAGCACGCGATCCTGCACCTGCTGTACAGCCGCTTCTGGACGCGCGTGATGCGTGACCTGGGCCTGACGACGCAGAGCGAGCCGTTCAAGGTCGTGCGCAACCAGGGCATCATCCTGGGGCCGGACCAGGAGAAGATGAGCAAGAGCCGCGGGAACGTCATCGACCCGGACGACCTCGTGCGCGAGTACGGCGTGGACACGGTCCGCACGTACCTGATGTTCATCGCGCCGTGGGAGGTGGGCGGCCCGTGGGACCCGAGCGGCATCAACGGCCCGGCCAAGTGGCTGGCGCGCGTGTACACGCTGTTCAGCGGGGACCGTGCGCCCGGCCCGGCCGAGGACATGACGGACGGCGACGTGCGGTACGCGGTGCACAGCACGCTGGCGAAGGTCTCGGGGGACTTCGAGCGTCTGAGCTTCAACACCATCGTGTCCAGCCTGATGGAATTGACGAACGTGCTCGTGAAGGCCAAGCGCAGCCGGGTGTTCGGGACGCCCGTGTGGGACGAGGCGCTGCGCCTCTTCAACCTGATGCTGGCGCCGGTCGTGCCGCACCTGGCGGAGGAGCTGTGGCAGGCGGGCGGCGAGCGGGACAGCGTGCACCTGCAGGCGTGGCCTGCCGTGGACGTGCAGGCCGCGACGCGTGACACGGTGACGCTCGGCGTGCAGGTGAGCGGCAAGGTGCGCGGGCAGGTGTCGATCAGCAAGACGGCGACGCAGGCCGAGGCGATGGCGGCCGCGCGGGCCGAGCCGGGCGTCGCGAAGTTCCTGGACGGCAAGGACACCGTCAAGGAGATCTACGTGCCGGGCAAGATCATCAACATCGTCGTGAAGGGCTGA
- a CDS encoding glycogen synthase, translating to MQLLLIASEVFPFSRTGGLADVMAALPESLVRLGVDVTVLSPWWQSLHGQPTEVWRGSVPHGGRLQPGAVRVGEVRAAGVRYLFLGTPDFERPGLYAEDDVERFLRWGNLVLPTLQSMGLTFDLVHGHDWAAGTVVAHARAAGLRSVYTIHNLQYQGRWNFAEGAAWSGLPAAMLPDAEFYGDLNLMKAGLVFSDHVTTVSPTYAREITTREYGEGLEGVLQARDAAGALTGILNGLDLDRWNPAADPDVLPMTARSGKPANVAALRAEFLLDDAPILSAVSRLVSQKGLDLLVEALPDVTRDWNVVVLGSGDPLLEAALKGWAQHPRVRYVSGMNEALAHRLYAGSDAFCMPSRFEPCGLSQMISMRYGTLPVVRETGGLVDSVPSDVGFRFSGGGAGDLSAALHAARLAWDDRPGWQARVARGMALDFSWEASARRYVDVYRQVLGA from the coding sequence ATGCAGCTGCTGCTGATCGCGTCCGAGGTGTTCCCCTTCTCCCGCACCGGCGGGCTGGCCGACGTCATGGCCGCCCTGCCCGAATCGCTCGTCCGGCTGGGGGTGGACGTCACGGTCCTGTCTCCGTGGTGGCAGTCGCTGCACGGCCAGCCGACCGAGGTGTGGCGCGGCAGCGTCCCGCACGGCGGTCGCCTGCAGCCCGGCGCGGTCCGGGTCGGCGAGGTGCGCGCGGCGGGCGTGCGCTACCTGTTCCTGGGCACGCCGGACTTCGAGCGGCCCGGCCTGTACGCCGAGGACGACGTGGAACGTTTCCTGCGCTGGGGGAACCTGGTCCTGCCGACCCTGCAGAGCATGGGCCTGACCTTCGATCTGGTGCACGGGCACGACTGGGCGGCGGGAACGGTGGTGGCGCACGCGCGCGCGGCGGGCCTGCGCAGCGTGTACACCATCCACAACCTGCAGTACCAGGGCCGCTGGAATTTCGCGGAGGGTGCCGCGTGGAGCGGCCTGCCTGCCGCGATGCTGCCGGACGCGGAGTTCTACGGGGACCTGAACCTGATGAAGGCGGGCCTGGTGTTCAGTGACCACGTCACGACCGTCAGCCCCACGTACGCGCGCGAGATCACGACCCGCGAGTACGGCGAGGGTCTGGAGGGCGTGCTGCAGGCGCGGGACGCGGCGGGCGCGCTGACCGGCATCCTGAACGGCCTGGATCTGGACCGCTGGAACCCGGCGGCCGACCCGGACGTGCTGCCCATGACGGCCCGGTCCGGCAAGCCCGCGAACGTCGCGGCGCTGCGCGCGGAGTTCCTGCTGGACGACGCGCCGATCCTGAGTGCCGTGTCGCGCCTCGTGTCGCAGAAGGGCCTGGACCTGCTGGTGGAGGCCCTGCCGGACGTGACGCGCGACTGGAACGTGGTGGTGCTGGGGAGCGGCGACCCGCTGCTGGAGGCGGCCCTGAAGGGCTGGGCGCAGCACCCGCGCGTGCGGTACGTGAGCGGCATGAACGAGGCGCTCGCGCACCGCCTGTACGCCGGGTCGGACGCGTTCTGCATGCCGAGCCGCTTCGAGCCGTGCGGGCTGTCTCAGATGATCTCCATGCGGTACGGGACGCTGCCGGTGGTGCGCGAGACGGGCGGACTGGTGGACAGCGTGCCGAGCGACGTGGGGTTCCGCTTCTCCGGGGGAGGCGCGGGCGACCTGAGTGCCGCGCTGCACGCCGCGCGGCTCGCGTGGGACGACCGGCCCGGCTGGCAGGCGCGCGTGGCGCGCGGCATGGCGCTGGACTTCTCGTGGGAGGCGTCCGCGCGTCGGTACGTGGACGTGTACCGGCAGGTGCTGGGCGCCTGA
- the recO gene encoding DNA repair protein RecO → MRSRTANRSGIVLRRHVTPAGDIIVTLLTPQGKLKLIARGGVRGPLSSVLSLFHHVLVQVYQTPGNDLATAKQASLEGALAGLAVPERYPYAHLLSELADLLFQEGEFSEVAFDLYAGGLRGVSRHEDPEWVCLVMSYKLLALAGFVPQTAACAVCAAPHPEHPDPNSGQLLCRPCAGLPAFGEDVLGFLRHFPRHSVRTLMEEPLGAAGRAELWRALERFVAVQVGRVQSWRVNLPQLAGA, encoded by the coding sequence GTGAGGAGCCGGACCGCCAACCGGAGCGGCATCGTGCTGCGGCGGCACGTGACGCCTGCCGGGGACATCATCGTGACGCTGCTGACCCCGCAGGGGAAACTGAAGCTGATCGCGCGGGGTGGCGTGCGCGGCCCGCTGTCGAGCGTGCTGAGCCTCTTTCATCACGTGCTGGTGCAGGTGTACCAGACACCCGGCAACGATCTCGCCACCGCGAAGCAGGCGAGCCTGGAGGGGGCGCTGGCGGGGCTGGCCGTGCCGGAACGCTACCCGTACGCGCACCTGCTTTCCGAACTGGCGGACCTGCTGTTTCAGGAGGGGGAGTTCAGCGAGGTGGCGTTCGACCTGTACGCGGGCGGCCTGCGTGGCGTGTCGCGGCACGAGGACCCGGAATGGGTGTGCCTCGTCATGAGTTACAAGCTGCTGGCCCTGGCGGGCTTCGTGCCGCAGACGGCCGCGTGCGCGGTGTGCGCCGCGCCGCACCCGGAGCATCCGGACCCGAACAGCGGGCAGCTGCTGTGCCGTCCGTGCGCGGGCCTCCCGGCCTTCGGGGAGGACGTGCTGGGCTTCCTGCGGCACTTCCCGCGCCACAGTGTCCGCACCCTGATGGAGGAACCGCTGGGCGCGGCTGGGCGTGCGGAGCTGTGGCGGGCGCTGGAGCGGTTCGTGGCGGTGCAGGTGGGGCGCGTGCAGAGCTGGCGCGTGAACCTCCCGCAGCTCGCGGGCGCGTAG
- a CDS encoding PIG-L deacetylase family protein has translation MAVFAHPDDEAFSVGGTLAHYARKGVKVVLVCATRGEAGKITDPTMTVTDLGQQREQELRTACDALGIPAPIFLDFHDSGRAERVRHDDPKALMNVDPLELEAAIRPLIEEHQPQVIVTFDPHGGYGHVDHLQVHRATSAAFFSTGHLPRPPQRLYYTALSHATAESMARFGNDLDPQLYGVSEKTMVVRMNVAKYAPLKVAALAAHGTQMGPESRMGQLTPEERAVMEERLLGSEGFSLGGSRASVPRFPLSGLFDGVDYVMYIED, from the coding sequence ATGGCGGTGTTCGCCCACCCGGACGACGAGGCCTTCAGTGTGGGCGGCACGCTCGCCCACTACGCCCGCAAGGGCGTGAAGGTGGTGCTGGTGTGCGCCACGCGCGGCGAGGCGGGCAAGATCACGGACCCCACCATGACCGTCACGGACCTCGGGCAGCAGCGCGAGCAGGAGTTGCGGACCGCCTGCGACGCGCTCGGCATTCCCGCGCCGATCTTCCTGGACTTCCACGATTCGGGCCGCGCGGAGCGCGTGCGGCACGACGACCCGAAGGCCCTGATGAACGTGGACCCGCTGGAGCTGGAGGCCGCGATCCGGCCGCTGATCGAGGAGCACCAGCCGCAGGTGATCGTGACCTTCGACCCGCACGGCGGGTACGGGCACGTCGATCACCTGCAGGTTCACCGCGCGACGAGCGCGGCGTTCTTCTCGACCGGGCACCTGCCGCGCCCGCCGCAGCGCCTGTACTACACGGCGCTCAGCCACGCGACGGCGGAGAGCATGGCGCGCTTCGGGAACGACCTCGACCCGCAGCTGTACGGCGTGAGCGAGAAGACGATGGTGGTCCGCATGAACGTCGCCAAGTACGCGCCGCTGAAGGTGGCGGCCCTCGCGGCGCACGGCACGCAGATGGGCCCGGAGAGCCGCATGGGGCAGCTGACGCCGGAGGAGCGCGCCGTGATGGAGGAGCGCCTGCTGGGCAGCGAGGGCTTCAGCCTGGGCGGCAGCCGCGCGTCCGTGCCGCGCTTCCCGCTGAGCGGCCTGTTCGACGGAGTGGATTACGTGATGTACATCGAGGACTGA
- a CDS encoding cyclase family protein, producing the protein MRPLDISRALTPGHPNWPGDAPYSVTPGARIASGDTVNTGVLSTSTHTGTHVDAPWHYDDHGVTLDAVPLDVYVGECLLLDARAHVGPDGVTPDLLDGLPSLPERLLLHTGEPERWTAFPDTFAPLTPALVRRAADLGVRLVGTDAPSVDPLSSKTLDAHAACRDAGLFILEGLNLAHAAPGTYTLVCLPLPLVGTDAAPARAVLLPAPRGA; encoded by the coding sequence ATGCGACCGCTCGACATCAGCAGGGCCCTCACGCCCGGCCACCCGAACTGGCCGGGAGACGCGCCGTACTCCGTCACGCCCGGCGCGCGCATCGCCTCGGGCGACACGGTGAACACCGGCGTGCTGTCCACCTCTACCCATACCGGCACGCACGTCGACGCGCCCTGGCACTACGACGACCACGGCGTGACGCTGGACGCCGTGCCGCTCGACGTGTACGTCGGTGAGTGCCTGCTGCTCGACGCCCGCGCGCACGTCGGCCCGGACGGCGTGACGCCCGACCTGCTGGACGGCCTGCCGTCCCTGCCGGAACGCCTGCTGCTGCACACCGGCGAACCGGAACGCTGGACGGCCTTCCCGGACACCTTCGCGCCGCTCACGCCCGCCCTCGTGCGGCGCGCAGCGGACCTCGGCGTGCGCCTCGTCGGGACGGACGCGCCGAGCGTCGACCCCCTCAGCAGCAAGACCCTCGACGCGCACGCCGCGTGCCGGGACGCGGGCCTCTTCATTCTGGAAGGCCTGAACCTCGCGCACGCCGCGCCCGGCACATACACCCTCGTGTGCCTGCCGCTCCCGCTCGTCGGGACGGACGCCGCGCCTGCCCGCGCCGTCCTCCTGCCCGCCCCGAGGGGCGCGTGA
- the kynU gene encoding kynureninase, giving the protein MRRGAFAVPPGIYLDGNSLGLMPLVTRDLLERRLGEWSHEAALGWESWFGLAESLSPSIARLVGAGAHEVVATGSITSNLHSLLATLYRPEGEKRTVVATALDFPTDLYALRAWTDRLGGTLRLVPSRDGHTLHGDDLRAAMTPDVALVLLPTVLYRSGQRLDIPGLTAAAHAAGAVIGWDAAHSIGAMPHALHDSGADFAVWCHYKYVNAGPGAPGGLYLHERWHHLTPGLPGWWGNDKTTQFEMTTGYRKAPGAGAYQTGTPSILALTALQGALGIFDGLNLAEVRERSLALTDHLIAQVDRHTPELQVVTPRSHDERGGHVSLAHPEARELSRALRTLGVVPDYREPDILRLAPVALYNTEAEIDEVVRLLRTLLDSGEHRRTLTPASPVT; this is encoded by the coding sequence GTGAGACGCGGCGCCTTCGCCGTCCCGCCCGGCATCTACCTCGACGGGAACAGCCTCGGGCTGATGCCGCTCGTCACGCGCGACCTGCTGGAACGCCGCCTCGGCGAGTGGAGCCACGAAGCGGCCCTCGGCTGGGAGTCGTGGTTCGGCCTGGCGGAATCCCTGTCGCCCAGCATCGCGCGGCTGGTCGGGGCAGGCGCGCACGAGGTCGTCGCGACCGGCAGCATCACCTCCAACCTGCACTCGCTCCTCGCGACCCTGTACCGCCCGGAAGGGGAGAAGCGCACCGTCGTCGCGACCGCCCTCGACTTCCCCACCGACCTGTACGCCCTGCGCGCCTGGACGGACCGGCTGGGCGGCACACTGCGCCTCGTCCCGAGCCGCGACGGGCACACCCTGCACGGTGACGACCTGCGCGCCGCCATGACGCCCGACGTGGCCCTCGTGCTGCTGCCCACCGTGCTGTACCGCTCCGGGCAGCGCCTCGACATCCCGGGCCTCACCGCCGCCGCGCACGCCGCCGGGGCCGTCATCGGGTGGGACGCCGCGCACAGCATCGGCGCCATGCCGCACGCCCTGCACGACAGCGGCGCGGACTTCGCCGTGTGGTGCCACTACAAGTACGTGAACGCCGGACCCGGCGCGCCCGGCGGCCTGTACCTGCACGAACGCTGGCATCACCTCACGCCCGGCCTGCCCGGCTGGTGGGGCAACGACAAGACCACCCAGTTCGAGATGACCACCGGGTACCGCAAGGCCCCCGGCGCGGGCGCGTACCAGACCGGCACGCCCAGCATCCTCGCGCTCACGGCCCTCCAGGGCGCGCTCGGCATCTTCGACGGCCTGAACCTCGCCGAGGTCCGCGAACGCAGCCTCGCCCTCACCGACCACCTGATCGCGCAGGTGGACCGGCACACGCCGGAACTGCAGGTCGTGACGCCCAGGTCCCACGACGAGCGCGGCGGACACGTCTCCCTCGCGCACCCCGAGGCGCGCGAACTGTCCCGCGCACTGCGGACGCTGGGCGTCGTGCCGGACTACCGCGAGCCGGACATCCTGCGCCTCGCGCCCGTCGCGCTGTACAACACCGAAGCCGAGATCGACGAGGTCGTGCGCCTCCTGCGAACCCTGCTCGACAGCGGCGAGCACCGCCGCACCCTGACACCCGCCAGCCCCGTCACCTGA